A stretch of Deltaproteobacteria bacterium DNA encodes these proteins:
- a CDS encoding catalase-peroxidase (has catalase and peroxidase activities): LTNDFFVNLLDMSTTWKATSEDNDVFEGRDRATGELKWTGARVDLVFGSNSQLRALAEVYACEDSQEKFLHDFVAAWNKVMNLDRFDLAR, from the coding sequence CGCTCACCAATGACTTTTTCGTGAATCTGCTCGACATGAGCACGACGTGGAAGGCAACCTCGGAAGACAATGACGTGTTCGAGGGTCGTGATCGCGCAACGGGCGAACTCAAGTGGACCGGCGCCCGTGTCGACCTCGTCTTCGGTTCGAACTCCCAGCTCCGGGCCCTGGCGGAAGTCTACGCCTGCGAGGACTCCCAGGAGAAATTCCTGCACGATTTTGTGGCGGCATGGAATAAGGTAATGAATCTTGACCGCTTCGACCTTGCCCGATAG
- a CDS encoding peptidylprolyl isomerase, with product MRTQRKRTVLLITTVLLLLCMACPLPAAQEGTTSDVVAVVNGTVIPRSDFDMEMSQVERKLMQNGQALDSERLAEIKEKVLDSLINRELLFQESHAKGIVVDAQEVSAKVQSLRDRFPSAEEFEAALARMNITLEELRSQLGKDMTIQKLVDDHISATISVTEKEAEDFYKANPEAFKQPEQVRASHILIKVDQSAPDEEKAAARKKIEEIRKKLKAGADFAALAKEESQCPSGNKGGDLGFFRRGQMVKPFEDAAFALEPGKTSDIVETEFGYHLIQSVERKPEGQVPFEDIKDRLIEHLKQEKLQTEVIAYLDRLKAAAKIEKKPLE from the coding sequence ATGCGAACACAAAGAAAGAGAACAGTCCTTCTCATTACAACGGTCCTGCTCCTCCTTTGCATGGCCTGTCCGCTTCCGGCAGCGCAGGAAGGGACCACAAGTGACGTCGTGGCGGTTGTCAACGGTACGGTAATCCCCCGCTCCGATTTTGATATGGAAATGAGCCAGGTCGAAAGAAAGCTCATGCAGAACGGCCAGGCCCTCGACAGCGAACGTCTCGCGGAAATAAAGGAAAAGGTCCTGGACAGCCTTATAAACCGGGAACTCCTCTTTCAGGAGAGCCACGCGAAGGGCATCGTCGTCGATGCACAGGAAGTATCCGCAAAGGTACAATCCCTCCGGGACCGTTTTCCCAGCGCGGAAGAATTCGAGGCGGCCCTCGCCCGGATGAATATCACACTTGAAGAGCTGCGATCACAGCTTGGAAAAGATATGACAATCCAGAAACTCGTCGACGACCATATCAGCGCGACGATCAGCGTGACGGAGAAGGAAGCGGAAGATTTTTACAAGGCCAACCCGGAGGCCTTCAAACAGCCGGAACAGGTGCGGGCCAGCCATATCCTGATCAAGGTCGATCAGAGCGCACCGGATGAAGAAAAGGCGGCGGCACGGAAAAAGATCGAGGAGATTCGGAAAAAGCTCAAGGCGGGGGCGGATTTTGCCGCTCTTGCAAAAGAAGAGTCCCAGTGCCCGAGCGGCAATAAGGGCGGAGACCTCGGTTTCTTCAGACGGGGTCAGATGGTGAAACCCTTTGAGGACGCCGCTTTTGCACTGGAGCCGGGGAAAACGAGCGATATCGTTGAAACCGAGTTCGGATATCACCTGATACAGTCGGTGGAGCGGAAACCGGAGGGACAGGTTCCTTTTGAAGATATCAAGGACCGCCTCATCGAACATCTGAAGCAGGAAAAACTGCAGACGGAGGTTATCGCCTACCTGGACCGGTTAAAGGCGGCGGCAAAGATAGAGAAGAAACCCCTGGAATAG
- a CDS encoding chalcone isomerase family protein, with product MIKKVCVVVCLALCLIASPAVAADIAGIVMPETLTAGNAPLLLNGAGVRTKFFMDLYVGGLFLQEKSSDAEVIINADEPMAIRLHIISSMITSERMEEATREGFENATDGNTAPIQTEIENFISVFKEKINVNDVYDLVYAPGSGVEAYKNETLIATIPGLEFKKALFGIWLCDKPAQKSLKKEMLGM from the coding sequence ATGATTAAAAAGGTTTGTGTCGTTGTATGTCTGGCTCTGTGTCTCATCGCATCACCGGCCGTGGCGGCTGATATCGCCGGTATTGTCATGCCGGAAACGCTTACCGCCGGCAATGCACCACTGCTCCTGAACGGAGCGGGCGTAAGGACCAAATTCTTCATGGATCTTTACGTGGGTGGTCTGTTCCTGCAGGAAAAAAGCAGCGACGCCGAAGTGATCATCAATGCAGATGAGCCGATGGCCATCAGGTTGCACATCATTTCCTCGATGATCACCAGCGAACGGATGGAAGAAGCGACCCGGGAAGGCTTCGAAAACGCCACCGATGGAAACACGGCTCCCATCCAGACGGAGATAGAAAATTTCATCAGCGTCTTCAAAGAAAAGATCAATGTGAACGATGTGTACGACCTGGTCTACGCGCCCGGCTCAGGAGTTGAAGCCTACAAGAACGAAACGCTTATTGCCACGATACCCGGTCTTGAATTCAAAAAAGCCCTCTTCGGCATCTGGCTCTGCGACAAACCAGCCCAGAAAAGCCTGAAGAAGGAAATGCTCGGCATGTAA
- a CDS encoding DUF4405 domain-containing protein, whose amino-acid sequence MKKLTGAKVNFIIDTVAFVEFVFLLSTGLLIYYILPPGAGQAQLWGLTRHEWGDIHFVLALLFVVTMGIHLLLHWTWIRALIEGGKGGRKNVRIAIAIIAAVLLLMAAAVPFLGTRQGDISSPDHDRNQGKGKHGRAAFHEKADAPGLADHLSIPRD is encoded by the coding sequence ATGAAGAAACTGACAGGGGCAAAAGTAAACTTTATCATCGACACGGTTGCGTTCGTTGAATTCGTCTTTCTACTGTCCACGGGGCTTCTCATATATTACATTCTCCCGCCCGGTGCGGGCCAGGCACAACTCTGGGGTCTGACACGTCACGAATGGGGTGATATCCACTTTGTCCTGGCACTTCTGTTTGTCGTTACCATGGGCATTCACCTGCTGCTCCACTGGACGTGGATACGGGCGCTCATCGAGGGTGGAAAGGGCGGCAGGAAGAACGTGCGCATTGCCATTGCGATCATTGCGGCCGTTCTCCTGCTCATGGCCGCCGCTGTACCTTTCCTGGGTACCCGCCAAGGCGATATCTCCTCCCCCGATCATGACCGGAATCAGGGAAAAGGGAAACATGGCAGGGCAGCGTTTCACGAGAAGGCGGATGCCCCGGGTCTTGCCGATCACCTCAGCATTCCGCGGGACTGA